TGGTGTTTAGCCTTTCGTGTTATTAGTTATGTGTGTGGGTTTTATTTTTGTTCCTTGAGAAGGGAGTATGTGTTGCTTTTGGTTTACAAGGTAGGTGCCCGGTATGAGTTCAAAGTCCTTACCATTAAAACTGAAGCAAGGAAAGATGTTGGCAGTTTCTCCTACCCCCCATCTCGTGGTAGACCTCCTGTAATTATAAACAAGACCCTATATTGGATGGTTGATCAGGTCCTATATAAACGTGTACATGGTGATTGGCCTTGTTACTCACATTTGATTGTGTCATTTGAAATGGAAACTGAGAAGTTTATAGCACTGGCTCATAGTGGACGCATAGGTAAGTCGGTGTATGAGAACATGTCGCTACATTTATTTGAGCTTGAAGGAGCATTATGCATATGTGATCCTATTTCATCGACCGAACTTGAGTTATCAGTATTAAACCACAAAACTAAATGTTGGGTAAAGAGGCACACTGTGATTCTTCCAATGTGTGGCATAGATAAATTCAGCGAATTTTGGAGGAATAAGAATGACACAGAAGCTATTTGTTACAAGAAAAGTGAGTTGTTGGTGAGACAAAAGAATAGATTATACGCTTACAATCTTCATTCAGGTACGTACAGGATTGTTGAGATGGGGTTTGTGGATCATCCCTTTCAAGCAACAATGCATGTCAACAGTCTTGTTCCATTGTTAACGATTGGATAATTTTCTTCCTTTCGCTATTGAATTTCTAAAATTTTGTTTGCCTTTCGCTATATGACAACAAATTTGGAAGGAAAGTGACGAAAGAATCTTCCATAACAAAGAAGAATCAGCGGAGCAGGTTATCCTTCAAGTGAAAGCTTCTGTATTAGCcgagaaaaaaaaattttattaaaggccgagcaaaaaaaaaaagtttctctATTCATTTGGGCAAGTGTTCATTTTGGATGAATTTTgtcttttccaattttttttccttttcttccatTGATTGTTTTCCTTttaatcggtaaagaatttgatgctaGCGAGTTTCGAATTCggatcactggtatcatcacccaatgactttaccactgatACCGGCTTCTTCCATTGATTGTTAATAGTTGGCAATTGTTATTTTGGTTAATAAACTGAATTCGTTTCCGGATTACTCCAACCCAAACTCATCACACTGAGCACTTTCCCAGATTGTTCACCGTCATTTTCATTAACGTACGATCAAATTTTGACTGCTCATCCACAGCCTAGTTAACGATTTGGTATAAGGAATATTCAGAACGGGATACGTACGTGTATTATACAGATTCGTAAAAGTCAAGTCATCAAAAATCCGATCAACAAATTCATGATACGACAGTTATACGGAACGACATACACACGTGTATAATTGGTTTTGGAAATATGAATTCGACATACAAATTTCGACGTGCTTAATTTAGTATTAATATattattagagcatctccaacagaggtTGAATCTTTtttttagtgacacataggattttagacccccatttggcataaattcatctccaacagtagggtcTTACAAattaggagggaccaattactaattatgaaggtgttcaagagagtgttatctacacctccggctctacctccacgtcatatttttcactagttttttattaaaattctCTACTGTTGGAGATGGGTTTTTAGATATGAGGTCTTATATTTACTCCATGCGTAGACCCCATAGATAAAATGACTAAATTAAAAAGCCACATAGGACTTTTTGCACCTTCTATTAGAGATCCTCTTAATGTTTCATTTGTATAAATATTAATATACGGTCCGTGAGTTATAcctccaaaggtgtcactatccatccacaaaaaatccgtcaaaacaaaaataacataaaaactccaaaaaacaaaagtaacataaaaaccccaatttttttttgatgaaaccaattttaaaaTTAGAGGTTTTTGTATCAAGGTTTaacaatttgggggttttgtatcaagtttgtttaagatggagttttaatggatcccaatatTTGagtgggtttttgtaccacaagtttggtcaccttggatttttatgactagttttgattaaatattaataaaaatacaATTCTAACCGTAGTTAGTAATTCGCTAATGAATCTAACGGATCCACGAATGATTCAGTTAGTTCGCATCAGATTCTCTCACTAGTAtgtaaaataaatgaaaatgagatTGAAGAGATTTGAAGCAAGCCGAGAATTCAAATTCCTTGAATCAAGGCCTAACCATCGTGCCACTTATTATTTTGTTGTTAAGGTTGGTTTAAATTTTACGAATAAGTTCATATTTTCACTGTCAAAACTCATCCATATGcataaaagtttttcttttttattcataaataattatttattatgGGTATGTATCACATTTTCGataccgaactcacatttataaatcgaattatatacGTACGTATACTGTTCCGAGTTACTGAAGAATCATGAACCGTTAATCACATCTTTGACCGAATTTGACTCTCACGAAACTGTATAAtgctcgtacgtttgccgtttcgtacgtttgccgtttCGTACGTACCCCGTATTCCGAATCACTAACTAGGATAATGTCAACACCAACTTGGCACAGTGGTTAAGTGGAGAATAAGTGAGATAGGTGTAAGGTACGGTTGTGCTCTATTTAattttggtctgtttcaaaattgtgtccagcttctgtttataatcATATTTTCACGacaaactctctaatatacccttaaatTGAGTCCAAATTTATGTACCCCTCAAAAACCGGGGTGCACGTTAAGGCCTCTCTAATCAAAGGATAAAACTTCAAAAACAGCCAATTGTTTTtctgttttctatttttttttctttgtaaaataaattaaattacaatgGATGATATGAGCACGATTCTCAAAGGTTTTTTTGCTTCTCTACAACCCAAAACTCAATCGAGtcgttcacaaaaaaaaaaaaaaaaaactcagttGAGAGTTTCGCCCCTCTGTGTTCTATACCTCCAATTTAAATCAAGCTAGCTCTCTTCATttttatccatctcttttccctCTGTATTCTCTCTTCTAGAATTTCAGTGGATTATATCTGGTTCTTTTGTTTCATAGTTAGGTTTGGATCTAGTTATTATGTGAAAAGATCCTTTAGTGCTTTCTCTTTTgtactttctgtttttattttcttgtccaTGAAATTTTATcagcaacaaaagaaaaaacaaaaactgaaaaagaaaataTTACTGTATGAATTGAAATTATGTTATTCATCTGCAAAAGAAACAAGACTATTAACATGCACTGTGCCCATCTTAACAATTGTACAGAAACATGAATGAAGATTGTAAGAATATAATCTATTCATGTGTCTTACTAACAGCTCACCTTTCTTGCAATGAAGTACTTCGGTGTCATTCTCGTTCTTCCAATATCCTTTGGGCCTCACTGTGCCATATGCAGGAAGAATTACACTATGTCTCTTTACATAGCACTTAGTTTTGTGGTTTAATACTGATAACTCGAGTTCCTTCCATGAAATAGGATCATACAGGCACAACTCTCCTTCAAGCGCAATTAGATGCAACAACCCTTTCTGAAAGAATAACTTACCAATGCATCCATTGTGACCTAATACTGTAAACAACTCAGTTTCCATATCGAACGACACGATCACATCTGAGTGAGAAGTCCAATCATCATGTATACAACTATATAAGATCAGATCAACCATCCAATATAGGCTCCTATTTATGATTACGGGAGGCCTACCACGAGATGGGGGGTAAAAGCAGTTGCCAACATCTTCCTTTACTTTGGTTCTCATGTTAAGGATTTGGACGTGATAACTCGAGCCCCTGCCAGAAACCAAAAGCAGTACATACTCCATCCTCAGAGGACAAAAATAAAATCCACATACATACTTAGTATGTTCACATACTAAATCCCAAGTAATTTTCTCATCTGTAACAGGATTCCACATATAGTAAGCAAGTTCCTCCCACACGGATGGATTGAAATTCGTAAATAAAAGAAACCCATCATACGAACCCACAATCGATATAGGATTATCCTTGCTCTTCTTATAACAGGAGCCAATATCGgttgtttttctctatatattaTGAGATTCTGCATCAATAAAGCAAAGCTCGATAAAACTACTACCACAATCCGAATCTGGAAAACGTTGCACAACCGTCACCGAATTAGACGGCTGATTTCCTTGCATTTGTGCAAAACATGAACTTTTGGTTAAGCGTGTAAGGATTTTTAGAATGACGCTGGCATTGGAATATGCAATTCGGTGGAAGCCTACTAGGTATGTCTTCTACTATAGAATTAGGGAGATCAGGAAGATCAACATAGGGCTTGCTAGGAGGTTTTTGAACAACAACAAGTTTATGCAAAGGGTCATGATTTATCAGAGGATCTCGAAGAGATTGATCGACTGTAGGGAGAGGGTTATCAATAACAGGGAGATCAGAGACAGAATTATCAAGTTTAGCAATAAGTTTGAGAGAATTAACTGTCCCGCCAGAATCTGAGAAAGGTTTGAGAAGGTCATCAGCACCATTATTATTTGTGCAGAACAATCCAAGTAGTTCTCTCCAACAGATTTGAACCCAACTCATGCACGGACACATTACATTCATTTTACCTGTAATTATCCAATGAGATGTAGTTATATTAGAAGATCAAAACAGTCAGGTTATGAGGAATGATGAAAAATCAATGCAGATACGGTAAGCAAACAATAAAATTTACGTGGCAAAGTACACAATGGGAAATCAATAAACAGTTCAATCTTTAAGTGCCTAAAATAAGACTAACAATTATAAATTACCAGGCATAGTGAGACACACCAATGCGATTTATAATTAGTATATGCTCTATTTTCCTTTTTAAGGCATGAAAAACAGAACAAATGGATTAGAAAGCTATTACACGTGGGTGTACTCGCGGAGTTAACGATACAATTAATTCAGACTCGTTGatatttgaagatcgtattgcatgtgatgaactacatgcaaagtacgagataacatgtgaagtattacatatgaagagttgtaccaaggttttatcccactgggtttttccttgtcaaggttttagttaggaaattgatttcggcacaagtcatcaaggagagaacgacatttgaaaaactacattcaaagcactatatgtgaagcactatgtataaagttttgttattgaaccgcacaaaggggagtgttgtagggcttgtagcccatggatgtgcggcccaatatagtATCTAGGGTTCTCTTCCTACTTGTATATAAAGCATTTTATGCTATGTAATATAGTTGTTGTTGCTATCAATAAGATCCTCTTACCGTTTCTCatactcttcctcttcttctaagTACCCCTAAAACAACACGTAGTAAATTAACATCTATAAGACATGAGCAATGACTATTAGAAATCCTCATGTACATGGTAGGGATAAAATTGAGAAGCCTGCGAAGTAAGGTAATAATGTAGATAGATATGAGATGGACCTAAGTTAGTTCATGGAAACCATATGCGAAGATTTTTAAAGAACACCAATTTTGGGcatgcctaaaactttcaaggcatacaaagaactagtcctaacttgggtgaccttataaggggtaccctatggggtggttcaattacctatatgcccttaaatccattaaattactactaatctatctcaaccctaatacaaaacttataatcaactacacctaaaatcagtttcattcaccttcttcttcttcctctccacagccgaactccacccttccctttctttttttttcatcgcggaaatttaattgtcgatttgtgaaactatataatggatcgtcgtaaggcagtatctcgctcaaatcgatcgattgaacaacctattcatgaagaagaatatttagagagtgaagaacaaactcaaaatcaaccacaaaatcaatcggaagaagagattgaaaaagaaccaacgccggaaatgaaaataagaaggttagttctacaaacctatctcatatttgatgtttttgattgttttggtcgatttaattcgtcaaaatcatgtgttctgcggcggttacagggtatggttcggcgtaaaacaaatgttagatgtgcgccgagctgttcttgaaactgaactctgaaagtgcatatgaacggctcggcgtatatctgaaatctgttttgagccgaacttagtaaaacagagacttatatttaggattggcttattcgatggtgttagttttgtgccgaatatgttttgtgaatttcagaaattttgcatgtgcgtaggatcggcttgtatggtagtattagttttgtgccgaataaatgttgtttgaaattcagaaattttgcatgtgcttaggatcggcttgtatggtagtatcagttttgtgccgaataaatgttgtttgaatttcagaatttttgcatgtgcttaggatcggcttgtatggtagtattagttttgcgccgaataaatgtttcaattcataagtctagattcggcttattcgatagtattagggctgcgccgaatatcattgttaaaatttcataaattttacaagtgtgtaggatccgcttatttatatgatatcatgttgcgccgaatacatgtttgagttcataatcataggttcggcttattcgacaatatcggttgtgagccgaatacagGGTTCGGCTTACTCGACAATATAGGTTTTGAGCCGAATATTTAGGATCGGCGTATAActattttgtggtatgagccgatccactctctgtg
The nucleotide sequence above comes from Papaver somniferum cultivar HN1 chromosome 8, ASM357369v1, whole genome shotgun sequence. Encoded proteins:
- the LOC113305004 gene encoding putative F-box protein At1g33530 — its product is MNVIVPCMRWVPICWRDLLGFFYKNNEGVDDPLSDISTINNSPPTVIESVCDPLIEDDPLHILVPDDNPLNKLYVDLPDSIVEDILSRLPAKCIFQCQLLSKALHALTKTSNFTQMQLNRSNSVTVVQRFPDFDSEYGFIKLYFIDEEYHNIETKTLDLPSSYKRKDNRISIVGSHDGILLFTNFYPWEEPVCYYLWNPVTNEKLTWCLAFRVISYVCGFYFCSLRREYVLLLVYKVGARYEFKVLTIKTEARKDVGSFSYPPSRGRPPVIINKTLYWMVDQVLYKRVHGDWPCYSHLIVSFEMETEKFIALAHSGRIGKSVYENMSLHLFELEGALCICDPISSTELELSVLNHKTKCWVKRHTVILPMCGIDKFSEFWRNKNDTEAICYKKSELLVRQKNRLYAYNLHSGTYRIVEMGFVDHPFQATMHVNSLVPLLTIG